From Streptomyces sp. NBC_01551:
AGTGCGCGGGCGGCGCGGACGTGAGCCATGACGTTGACGTCCCAGGCCGCCTCCCACACGGCCTCGTCGGCGAACGCGTCGCCGCCCGAGGCGAGTCCGGCATTGGCGCAGTAGACGTCCACCCGCCCGCCGAGGGCCTCGCGGGCCTCCTCGACGATCGCCGAGGCGTCACCGGGGACGGCGATCGCGCGGGCTCCGATCCCGCCCGCGACGGAGGCCGCCTTGGCCGCGTCGAGGTCGTTGACCACGACGGTGGCCCCCTCGGCGGCGAACCGCTCTGCGAGGGCGGCGCCGATGCCGCCGCCCGCTCCGGTGACGACGACTCGCTGGTCCTGGTACGCGCTCACGGGGATCACCTTTCGGGGGCGGCTGCCGGATTCCCGGGCAGACTAACCAGTCGGTATGTCATGGCGGAAGGGGTCGGACCTCTAGCGTGGCGGGATGACTCTGTCGCGACGCGGGTTGCTGGGGCTGGCGGGAACCACCGGCGCCCTGGGGGTGGTCGGGGCCGCGGGCGCGGGAACCCCGACGGCTGCGGCGACGGCCGCGGCCACATCCGCGGCCTCGGCCTCGGCCCCGACGGCGGGCCCCCGGGACGGCCGGGTGCGGACCGGGTTCGAGGCCCTCGCCGCGGCCGGGTACGAGGCACTGGCCGGGCAGAAGGTCGGGGTGGTCACCAACCCCACCGGGATCACGGCCGACGCCCGGCACCTGGTCGACGTACTGCACGCGGACGAACGGGTGGACCTGGTCGCGGTGTTCGGCCCGGAGCACGGGTTCCGAGGGACGGCCCAGGCGGGCGGTTCGGAGGGCGCCGGGCGCGATCCGGCGACCGGCCTGCCGGTGTACGACACGTACGACAAGAGCGGGCAGAAGCTCGCGGACGTGTTCACGGCGGCCGGGATCGACACGGTCGTCTTCGACATCCAGGACGTCGGGGCGCGCTTCTACACCTACATCTGGACCCTGTACGACTGCATGCGCGCGGCCGCGCTGGCCGGCAAGGCGGTGGTGGTCCTGGACCGGCCCAACCCGGTCGGCGGCCGACGGGCGGCGGGGCCGGTGCTGGAGCGGCCGTACGCGAGCTTCGTGGGCCGGGAGCCGATCGCGCTCGCGCACGGGATGACGGCGGCGGAGCTGGCGCTGCTCTTCAACGGTGAGTTCCTGGCCGGGAACCCGGTCGCGCTGCGGACCGTACGGATGACCGGCTGGCGGCGGGACCTCCTCTTCGGCGCCACCGGACTTCCGTGGGTGCCGCCGAGCCCGAACATGCCGACGCCGGACACGGCGCTCGCGTACGCCGGGACCTGCCTGTTCGAGGGGACGAACCTGTCCGAGGGCCGGGGTACGACCACGCCCTTCGAGGTGCTGGGCGCGGAGGGCCTCGACCGGCGCTGGGCGGAGGCGGCGAACGCGCTGGAGCTGCCCGGGGTGTGGTTCCGGGAGGCGTACTTCACGCCGACGTTCTCGAAGCACAGCGGGAAGCAGTGCGGCGGGGTCCGGCTGATCGTGCACGACCGGGCGGCGTTCGATCCGGTGCGGGCGGGGATCGGGCTGCTGGTCACCGCGCGGCGGAGCTGGAGCGGCTTCGCCTGGCGCACGGACCACTGGATCGACCGGCTGACCGGCTCGGACCGGGTGCGCACGCTGGTGGACGCCGGGGCCGGGGTGGAGGAGATCGCGGGCGACTGGGCGGCGGGGCTGGAGCGGTTCGCGGCGGTCCGCGAGGAGTACCTCCTCTACCGGTGACGCGGTCGCGTCGCGGGGCTGGCCGGGCGGGCGCGGCAGCGGGATGCTGACTGCACCGGAGGCACCGCGCGGAGGGGGACGTCATGGCGGACATCGGTGGGGCCGGCGGGATCGGGGTCGGGCCCTACGAGGAGCTGACGTTCGACGCCGACGGGGACGTGGACCGGGGCGGGCGGGAGGCGGTGGCCAGGATCGAGGCCACCGACCTGGTGGTCTTCGCGCACGGCTGGAACAGCGACCGCTCCACCGCCACCCGGCTCTTCGACCGGTTCTTCGCCCCCTTCCCGGGGCTGGTGGGGCCGGGGGTGCGGCTGGGATACGTGGGGGTCGTCTGGCCCTCGATCCGGTTCTCGGACGAGCCGATACCGGACTTCGACGCGCGCGCAGCCCTCGCGGAACCGGGGTACGGGACGGCGCTGGACCCCGCAACCCGGCAGGCCCTCGGCGCGTTCTGGCCGGAGCGGGAGGCCGAGCTGGACCGGGTGGCCGAAATGCTGGAGGACCGGCCCGAGTCGGAAGCGGCACTCATCGAGTTCGGGGCCCTGGTACGGGAACTGGCGGGGGTGGACGCGGCGGACACCGCCGGGGCCGTCTCCGGAGTCTCCGGCGCCACCGGCGCGGCTGGTGGGGCAGGCGGGGTGCCCGCGATGTTCGCCGAGGACGTCCTGGCCGTGTTCCGCGCCTTCACCGAGGCGCTGGCCGAGGCCGGCGGCGGGCCCGCCGGGGACCCGGGATTCTCCGCCGTCGGCGGGCTGCGCGCCCTGTGGAGCGGCGCGAAAGAGGTGCTGCGGCAGGCCACGTACTACGAGATGAAGAAGCGGGCCGGGATCGTCGGCGAACGCGGGCTCGGCCCGGTGCTGACGGAGCTCGCCGGGCGCCGCCCGAGCCTGCGGGTCCACCTGATCGGCCACAGCTTCGGCGCCCGGGTGGTCTCGTTCTCCCTGCGCGCGGTGCCGGACGGGGCCCGGCAGGTGAAGTCCCTGACCCTGCTCCAAGGGGCCTTCTCCCACTACGCCTTCGCCGACCGGCTCCCGCACGACAAGGGCCGGGGCGGCGCCCTGCGCGGCCTCCAGCGGCGGGTGGACGGCCCGGTCGTGGCCTGCCATTCCTCGTACGACACCTCGCTGAAGGTGTTCTATCCGCTGGCCTCCCGGATGGCGCGGGATTCGGCCGGTCTGTTCGGCTTCGACGAGCGGTGGGGCGCGATCGGGCACGACGGAGTGCAGGCGGTGCCGGGCGCGCCGCGGCTGGCCCTCGCCGAGGTGCTGCGCGCCGGGCTGCCCGGGAGCGGTTGCGTCAGCGTGGACGCGGGCTCCGTGGTCCGCCGCGGCGGCGCTCCCTCGGGGGCGCACAGCGACATCTGCCACGAGGAACTGGCCCGGGTGGTGGTTGCCGCGGGGCGCATGGGGCGTTGACTTCCGGCCATGTGCCACCCGCACGCCTCGACCGCCCCCGCATGCGCCCACATCTCGCCGGGCATGTTGGGCACGTCGGAGCGTGTGGCGTCGTTCGATTGAGTACGACGCCTCGGTGCGGGCGTGGGCGTGGCGGAGGTGAAGGTGTGATGGCGGGTTTCCGGAGTCTGGCCTACCAGGTGCGTGATGCGCAGAACGACCGTGCCCTGCGGCGCCACTCGCTGCGCCGCTGCCTGGAGCGGTTCGCTCCGTACGGGCACCGGGCGACCTGGTGGCACCTGTGCGACCGGCACGGGATCGCCCCCGAGGACCGGGGGGCCGATCCGCTGCGGCTGGTCGCGGCGCTGGAGGAGCTGGAGGAGGCGCGGGCCGTCTGGCTGGAGTACGAGCGCCAGTTCGCGGCGCGGCGCAGGCGCGAGAAGCACGACGGGCTGCGTCGGCCCGAGTGGGCGTGGGGCGGCAGCGGGGACGCGGTGGTGCGCTGCGCCGATCCGGGGGTGCGGCCGGACGGGACGCTGGGCGAGGTGCTGCGGCGGCTGGTGCGGGCGCTGGAGTCGGAGCCGGGGACGGCGTGCCCGGTGTGCGGGGAGCGCGAGCTGCGCTGGCCGCCGCCGGGCGCGGGGCACGGGCGGTGGGCCGCCGGGGCGTGGGCGTGGGACGGGCCGCTGTGCGGGGGCTGCGGAATCGTGGTGCCCAGACCGGCGCTGGCCGACGCGCTGGCCGTGGCCCCTTCGGCGGGCGCGGCATGAGGCGGGGTGCGGTGCGGCCCGTGCTCCAGGTCTCGCTCAACGGCTCACGGGGCGCCGGGGAGGGGGCCGCCGTGCCGGTGTCCCCGGAGGATCTGGTGGAGGCCGCGCTGGGGGCGGTCGCGGCCGGAGCCGGGGAGGTGCTGGTGCACCCGAGGACGCCGTGCGGGCGGGAGAGCCTGTCGCCCCGGGTGGTGGGGCCGCTGCTGGAGGCGCTGGGGGACGCGGGGATCGGCGTACCGGTCGTCGTCCCGGCGGGGGTCGGGGCCGAGCCGGATCCGGCGGGGCGGCTGGAGCGGGTGCGGTCCTGGGCGGTACTGCCCGACCGGGCGACGGTGCGCTTCGCGGACCCCGGGGCGGAGGAACTGGCGCAGGCCCTGCTGGCCCGGGGGGTGGCGGTGGACGCGGTGGTTCCGCTGGGCGGGGACGCCGGCCCGGCCGGGGTGCGGCCGCTGGAGCGGTTCCTGGCCTGGCCGGCTCCGGACCATGGGCGGGTGCGGCTGGTGGCGGAGCCGGCGGCTGCCGATCCGGCGCTGGTGGCGGGGTTGCGCTGGCTGCCGCCGGTGCCGGTGCTGCTGTCCGGGCGGGAGGCCGCCGCCTGGCCGGTGCTGCGGCTGGCCGCGCGGTGCGGCGCGGGCGCGCGGATCGGCGTAGGGGACGTACTGCACCTGCCGGACGGGCGGGCGGCCCGGTCGAATGCCGAGCTGGTGGCGGCGGCCGTCGCGGAGCTGGCCGCGGCGTCGGCCGCTACAGCCGGGAGCCGGTGAGGCGTTCGCCGAAGACGTCGTCCGGGTTGGACAGGGCGCAGGTCTCCAGCGAGAGGCAGCCGCAGCCGATGCAGTCCGTCAGGTGGTCGCGCAGCCGGCCGAGTTGCTTGATCCGCTGGTCGAGCTCGGCGCGCCAGGCCTCGGAGAGCCGGGCCCAGTCCTCGCGGTTGGGGGTGCGTTCCTCGGGCAGCTGGGCGAGGGCGTCGCGGATGCTGGCGAGCGGGATGCCGACGCGCTGCGCGGCGCGTACGAAGGCCACCCGGCGCAGCGCGTCGCGGCTGTAGCGGCGCTGGTTGCCGGAGGTGCGGCGGCTGGTGATCAGGCCCTTGGCCTCGTAGAAGTGGAGCGCGGAGACGGCCACGCCGCTGCGCGCGGACAGCTGGCCGACGGTGAGTTCGTGGATTTTTTCGGGAATCTGCGGCACCTGGCCGAGCGTAGTCGGAGGGCTCGGAGTCCGTTGACAGATACATGTGGCCCCACCATGCTGGGCAGGCGCTGAGCAAGCGCTTGTTCGTCCGGGAGTCCGGAAGTCCGGGAGAAGGAGACACGCATGGTCGAGCCGAGGATCTTCACGTCCGCCGAGGAGCTCGGTGCGGGGGTCGGCGAGCCCCTGGGTCCCAGCGGGTGGCTGGAGGTGGACCAGAAGCGGATCGACCTCTTCGCGGACGCCACCGGAGATCACCAGTGGATCCACGTGGACCCCGAGCGGGCGGCCGCCGGACCCTTCGGCTCCACCATCGCGCACGGCTATCTGACCCTGTCGCTGCTGCCCAGCCTGGTGCCGCAGATCATGCGGGTCGAGGGCATGAAGATGGGCATCAACTACGGCGTGAACAAGGTGCGCTTCCCGGCGCCGGTGCCGGTCGGCTCGCGGCTGCGCGCCACCGCGGTGATCACCGAGGTGACGGAGGCGGGCGGCGGAGTGCAGGTCGCGGCCACCGTCACGGTCGAGTGCGAGGGCGCCGACAAGCCGGTGTGCGTGGCGGAGTCGGTGTCCCGCTACTACTTCTGAGGCGCCTGGAGCCCCGCGGGGCGGGCGCCCACCATGCGGAGCACGAGGTCGGCGTAGAGCGCGCCGACCTCGTCGGGCGTGCGCTGCCCGGCCACGCTGAACCAGCGGGCCACGTCGATGCAGAGCGAGAGCACGGCGAGCGTGGTGCCGGGCACGTCCGGGACGTCGAACTCCCCGGTGCGCACGCCGTCGGCCAGGATGCGGCGCACGGCGGCGTCGCTCTGGCGGCGCAGCGTCACGATGTCGGAGCGGTGCTCCGGAGCGAGGGCGTCGAGCTCGTACTGGACGACCCGCGCGGTGGTGTGGTGGGCCGCGTGCCACCCCACGAAGGACCGCACGGCCGCGTCGAGCCGCTCGGCCGCGCTGCCGGTGCCGGAGGCGGCGGTCTCCAGGATCTCCAGCGCCTTGTCGTGGCCGATCCTGCTGATCCGGTGGAGCAGCTCTTCCTTGGTCTTGTAGTGGATGTACAGCGCGGCCGGACTCATGCCGGCCCGCCCGGCGATGTCGCGTGTGGTGGTCGCGTGGTATCCGCGCTCCGCGAAGGCTTCGACGGCGGCGACGAGCAGCCGCCGCGCTGCGTCGGGGGTGACCTCGGACCACGGCTGGTAGCCGCCGGTCTCCGCCGCGCTGTCCATCGCTCGCTCACCCTCTTCGCCGTGTAGGAAGGAACACCCTACCGGAGGGTGAGCAAGCGCTTAGCGTTCTTGGCGGTCGCGGATCACCTTGGCGAGGGTGAAGGCGGAGGTGGTGAGGTACAGGACCGCGATGGCGAGGAAGGCGCGGACCCAGCCGTTCGCGTCCAGCCGGTAGATCCCGATCGCCACCGCGGCGATGGCGACGGCGAAGGAGGCGACGGCCTGGCCGTAGTACGCGCCCGTGTTCTGCTGCTTGACCGGTGTCTCGTTCATGGGTCCAGCATCCGGCGGCAGTGGCCGGGGTCACATCCGCGCGGATACTCACGTACGTACTCATCTGCGGGGGCGGAAGCCGCCCGCAGGGGCTCAGAAGGCGGAAACCCCGGTACGGGCGCGGCCGATGAGCAGCTTCTGGATCTGGCTGGTGCCCTCGTACAGGGTCATGACGCGGGCGTCGCGCAGCAGCTTCCCGGCCGGGTACTCGTCGATGTAGCCGTAGCCGCCGTGCACCTGGAGGGCGTTGCTCGCGGCGCGCACGGCCGCCTCGGAGGCGAAGAGCTTGGCGGTGGAGGACTCGGTGGCGAAGGGCAGGCCGCGGTCGACGAGGTCGGCGACGCGCCAGGTCAGCAGCCGGGCGGCGTCCACGTCGACCGAGATGTCGGCGATCAGCTCCTGGACCAGCTGGTGGTGGGCGATGGGCTTGCCGAACTGCTCGCGCTCAGCGGCGTACGAGACGGCAGCGTCGAGCGCGGCCTGCGCGATGCCGACGCATCCCGCGGCGACCGACATCCGGCCCTTCGCGAGGGCCGACATGGCGACGGAGAAGCCCTTGCCCTCCGGGCCGAGCATGGCGGAGGCGGGTACGCGGACGCCGTCGAGGGAGAGTTCGGCGGTGGCCTGGCCGCGCAGGCCGAGCTTGCCGTGGATCTCGCGGCGGGTCAGGCCGGGGCTGTCGGTGGGGACGAGGAAGGCGGAGACGCCCCGGTGGCCGGGCTCGTCGTTGGTGCGGGCGAAGAGGAGGGCCACGTCGGCCCAGGTGCCGTTGGTGATGAACATCTTGCTGCCGCTGATGAGATACCCGTCCCCGTCGCGCACGGCGCGGGTGGTCAGGTTGCCTGCGTCGGAGCCGGTGCCGGGTTCGGTCAGGCCGAAGCAGCCGAGGGCGTCGCCGGAGCACAGCCGGGGCAGCCAGGCGTGCTTCTGCTCCTCGGTGCCCCAGGCGGCGACGGTCTTGGCGACCAGGCCGAGGGAGACGGAGACGATGCCGCGCACGGCGGAGTCGCCGCGGCCGAGTTCCTCGGTGACGAGGACGTAGGAGAGGTGGTCGCCGCCGGAGCCGCCGTACTCCTCGGGGACGGTCAGGCCGAGGAAGCCGATGGCGCCGAGCTTCTTCACCATGGCCCGGTCGACGCTCTCGGCGCGGTCCCAGTCGGCGGCGTAGGGCGCGATCTCGCGCTCGGTGAACGCGCGGGCGAGCCGGCGTACGGCCTCCTGCTCCTCGCTCAACTCCAGGTTCACCGGGCACCTCCGGGCGGTCCGGCGCGAGGTAACCAGCGAGGTTAACTAGCACCGGTAGTTTATGGCGGGCAGGCCCTACTATGTGGCGCATGGCCAGACCGCGCAAGCCCCTTCTCAGCAGAGACCGCATCGTCGAGGTGGCCGGCTCGCTGGTGGACGCGGAGGGGCTGGAGGCCGTGTCGACGCGGCGGCTAGCGGCCGCGCTGGGGGTCAGCGGGCCGTCCCTGTACAACCACTTCCGCACCAAGGACGAGATCCTGGAGGCGGTGGCGGACGCGGTGAGCGCCCGGGTCGACTTGTCGATGTTCGACGAGGGCAACGGCCGGGGGTGGCGGGCCGCGCTGCACGACTGGGCGCATTCCTACCGGGACGCCCTGTCCGACCATCCGAACATCGTGCCGGTGCTCGCGCGCGGCCCGGGCCGGCGTCCGGCGGGGTTGCGGGTGGCGGACGCGGTGTTCGGCGCGATGACGGCGGCCGGGTGGCCGCCGGCCCATGCGACCCGGATCGGCGCGCTGATGCGGTACTTCATCCTGGGCTCGGCGGTCGCCTCCTTCGCCACGGGCTTCGTGGACGACGAGGCGGCCTACGACCCGGCCGAGTATCCGCATCTCGGCCAGGCCCACCTGCTGGCGGAACGCCGGCGCGAGGTGGACGAGGGCGCGTTCGAGACGGGCCTGACGGCCCTGCTCGACGGCCTGGCCCTCCAGTACGCGGCGCTGCCCGAGGCGTGAGGCCGGCCGCCGCGGGCCAGGCGCCGCTTTGACGACGGGACCTACGGCTGGAAGACGACCAGCGAACGGCCGCCCTTGCCCGCGACCATCGCGTCGAAGGCGGCCGGGATGCCTTCGAGGGTGATGCGGTCGGTGACGAGGGAAGCCAGGTCGAAGCGGCCGGCGCGGACGTGGTCCGCGATCACCGGGAGGTCGCGGGCCGGGTCGCTGTTGCCGTACACGCAGCCCGTGAGGGTGCGGGCGAAGTGGAATATCTCCAGCGCGTGGAAGGTGACCTGCTGCTCCTTGCCGCCGATGCCGACGACCGTGGTGCGGCCGCCGCGCCGGGTGGACTCCCAGGCCGCGCGGATGGTGTCCGCCCGGCCGACGCACTCGACGGCCACGTCCGCGCCCTGGCCGGCGGTGAGCGCGCGGATCTGCTTCGCGGTCGTGTCGGAGGCGAGCACGAACTCCGTGGCCCCGGCGGCGCGCGCCAGTTCCTCCTTGGCCGGGGACACGTCCACGGCCACGATCGGGCCCGCCTGGGCGATCCGGGCGGCCTGGAGGGCGGCCAGGCCGACCCCGCCGACGCCGAAGACGGCCACCGACTCGCCCGGGCGGACCTGGGCGCTGTGGTGGACGGCTCCGTAGCCGGTCAGGACGGCGCAGCCGAGGAGGGCGGCCTCGGCCAGCGGGATCCCGGCGGGCGCGGGCAGCACGCAGTTGGCCGCGACGACCGTCTCCTCGGCGAACGCGGCCACGTTCAGCCCGGGGTGCAGCTCAGCGCCCTCGGCGTCGTGGGCGTAGACCGCCCCGACGCCGGTGAGGGCCTTGGCGCAGAGCCAGACCTCCCCGATGAGGCAGTGGTGGCACTCCCCGCAGGACGGGGCCCAGTTGAGCACCACCCCGTCGCCCGGGGCGACGTGGGTGACGCCCTCGCCGACCGCGAGGACCGTGCCCGCGCCCTCGTGGCCGAGGACGGCGGGGACGGGGACCCGCATGGTGCCGTTGGTGAGGGAGAGGTCGGAGTGGCAGACCCCGGCCGCGGCGAGCCGCACCCGGACCTGCCCGGGGCCGGGTTCGGGCAGCACGATCTCCCGTATCTCCAGCGGGGCTCCGACGGCGGGCAGTATCGCGGCGCGGACCATGGTCGTCGTCTCCGTGTTCGCGGGGCTGAGGGGGAGGGATGAGGAGGGACTTGAGGAAGGGGCCAGGTGGGTCAGACCGGGTCGAGTCGGCTCAGAACTGGAGCGACTTGGTCTGGAGGTACTCCGCCAGGCCGTGCGGGCCCATCTCGCGGCCGACGCCCGACTGCTTGTAGCCGCCGAAGGGCGCGAGCGGGTTGTAGCGCCCGCCGTTGATGTCCACCTGACCGGTGTCCATGCGGCGGGCGAACGCGACGGCCGTCTCCTGGTCCGCCGCCCAGACGGCGCCGCCGAGCCCGTACACCGTGCCGTTGGCGATGCGCAGGGCGTCGTCCTCGTCCTCGTAGGCCAGGATCGAGATCACCGGGCCGAAGATCTCCTCCTGCGCGATGGTCATCTCGGGCGTGACGTCGGCGAACACCGTCGGGGCGACGAAATACCCCAGCTCGCGCGGCGCGTCGGGGCCGCCCGCGACGAGGCGCGCGCCTTCCTCGATGCCCTTGACGATGTACCCGCGCACCCGGTCGCGCTGCTTGGCGTTGATGACGGGGCCGATGCGGGTGGCCTCGTCGAGCGGGTCACCGATCGGGTACGTCGCCACCGCCGCGGCCGCGAGCGAGACGGCCTCCTCGTACTGGTCCCGGTGGACGAGCATCCGGGTGAGCGCGTTGCAGCTCTGGCCGGTGTTGTTCATGACGTGGCCCACGCCCACCGCGACGGCCTTGGCCAGGTCGGCCCCGGGCAGGATGACATTGGCCGATTTGCCGCCCAGCTCCAGGGCGACGCGCTTGACGGCGGCGCCGGCGGTGGCGCCGATCTGCTTGCCGACGGCGGTCGAACCGGTGAAGGAGACGAGGTCGACTCCCTCGTGCGCAGCCAGCGCCTGCCCGGCGACCGGGCCGGTACCGGTCACCAGGTTGAAGACTCCGGCCGGGATGCCCGCCTCGTGCACGGCTTCGGCGAAGAGCTGTGCGGTCAACGGGGTGTCCTCGGCCGGCTTGAGGACGAGGGTGCAGCCGGCGGCGAGAGCGGGTGCCACCTTTGCAACGATCTGGTGCAGCGGGTAGTTCCAGGGGGTGATGGCCCCGACCACACCGACCGGTTCCAGCAGAACGGTGGAGCTCCCGAGCCGCTCCTCGAAGCTGTACGAGGCCGCCAGTTCGACGAACGAGGAGGCGACCGCGATCGGCGCCCCGGCCTGGACCCGCTCCGAGAAGCCCAGCGGGGCTCCGAGCTCGGCAGTGATGGTCTCGGCGATCTCGCTCCTGCGGGCGACCAGGACGTCGCGGAGGGCGCCGATGAAGGCGGCGCGCTCGGCGGGCGGGGTCGCCGCCCAGCCGGGGAACGCCGCCCGGGCCGCGCTCACGGCCGCGTCCACGTCATCGGCGGTGCCGGCCGGGACCCCGCCGATGACCTGCTCGTCGGCCGGGTTCACGACCTCGATCCGCTCGCGTCCGGCGGCGGGCCGCCACTCCCCGCCGATGTACATCCCGTCGTGGGCCTTCATCGCATTCCTCCCGAGCACGCGCGAGCGCATTGGCCGACCTGGCACAGACCTCGCGTCCACCCTACAAACTAGCGCCGGTAGTTTTGCGCGCGCCAGAGGCCAACGCATCAGATGATGCCGAAAAGCATCCCTGCCGCGAGCACGACGAGCGAGGTGAGGGCCGCCCATTTCACGGTGAAGCGGGTGTGGTCGCCGAACTCGACCTTGGCCATGCCGACGAGGACGTAGACGGCGGGAACCAGCGGGCTGGACATGTGCAGGGCCTGGCCGACCAGGGAGGCGCGGGCGATCTCCAGCGGCGAGACCCCGTGCGCGGCGCCGGCTTCGGCGAGCACCGGCAGGACGCCGAAGTAGAAGCCGTCGTTGGACATGAAGTAGGTGAGCGGCAGGCTGAGCACGCCGGTGACCAGGGCCATGTGCGGGCCCATGCCCTCGGGGATGGCGCCGACCAGCCAGTCGGCCATGTGCTTGACCATGCCGGTGCCGCTGAGGACGCCGGTGAAGACGGCGGCGGCGAAGACCATTCCGGCGACGTTCAGGACGTTGTCCGCGTGGGCGGCGATCCGGGCCTTCTGGTCGGGCATGTGGGGGAAGTTGACCGTGAGGGCGAGGGCCGCGCCGAGCAGGAACAGCACGGGGATGGGCAGCAGCTCCATGATCATCGCGGTCAGCAGGGCGACGGTCAGGCCCGCGTTGAACCAGTACAGGCGGGGTCGCAGGGTGGCGCGGTGCGGGTCGAGGCCCTGGAAGCCGTCCTCCCCCGCGGCGTCGCCGGAGGCCGGGGATCCGGCGCCGGTCGCGGGGGGCG
This genomic window contains:
- a CDS encoding DUF1343 domain-containing protein codes for the protein MTLSRRGLLGLAGTTGALGVVGAAGAGTPTAAATAAATSAASASAPTAGPRDGRVRTGFEALAAAGYEALAGQKVGVVTNPTGITADARHLVDVLHADERVDLVAVFGPEHGFRGTAQAGGSEGAGRDPATGLPVYDTYDKSGQKLADVFTAAGIDTVVFDIQDVGARFYTYIWTLYDCMRAAALAGKAVVVLDRPNPVGGRRAAGPVLERPYASFVGREPIALAHGMTAAELALLFNGEFLAGNPVALRTVRMTGWRRDLLFGATGLPWVPPSPNMPTPDTALAYAGTCLFEGTNLSEGRGTTTPFEVLGAEGLDRRWAEAANALELPGVWFREAYFTPTFSKHSGKQCGGVRLIVHDRAAFDPVRAGIGLLVTARRSWSGFAWRTDHWIDRLTGSDRVRTLVDAGAGVEEIAGDWAAGLERFAAVREEYLLYR
- a CDS encoding serine-threonine protein kinase, which translates into the protein MADIGGAGGIGVGPYEELTFDADGDVDRGGREAVARIEATDLVVFAHGWNSDRSTATRLFDRFFAPFPGLVGPGVRLGYVGVVWPSIRFSDEPIPDFDARAALAEPGYGTALDPATRQALGAFWPEREAELDRVAEMLEDRPESEAALIEFGALVRELAGVDAADTAGAVSGVSGATGAAGGAGGVPAMFAEDVLAVFRAFTEALAEAGGGPAGDPGFSAVGGLRALWSGAKEVLRQATYYEMKKRAGIVGERGLGPVLTELAGRRPSLRVHLIGHSFGARVVSFSLRAVPDGARQVKSLTLLQGAFSHYAFADRLPHDKGRGGALRGLQRRVDGPVVACHSSYDTSLKVFYPLASRMARDSAGLFGFDERWGAIGHDGVQAVPGAPRLALAEVLRAGLPGSGCVSVDAGSVVRRGGAPSGAHSDICHEELARVVVAAGRMGR
- a CDS encoding 3-keto-5-aminohexanoate cleavage protein, encoding MRPVLQVSLNGSRGAGEGAAVPVSPEDLVEAALGAVAAGAGEVLVHPRTPCGRESLSPRVVGPLLEALGDAGIGVPVVVPAGVGAEPDPAGRLERVRSWAVLPDRATVRFADPGAEELAQALLARGVAVDAVVPLGGDAGPAGVRPLERFLAWPAPDHGRVRLVAEPAAADPALVAGLRWLPPVPVLLSGREAAAWPVLRLAARCGAGARIGVGDVLHLPDGRAARSNAELVAAAVAELAAASAATAGSR
- the soxR gene encoding redox-sensitive transcriptional activator SoxR, whose product is MPQIPEKIHELTVGQLSARSGVAVSALHFYEAKGLITSRRTSGNQRRYSRDALRRVAFVRAAQRVGIPLASIRDALAQLPEERTPNREDWARLSEAWRAELDQRIKQLGRLRDHLTDCIGCGCLSLETCALSNPDDVFGERLTGSRL
- a CDS encoding MaoC family dehydratase — protein: MVEPRIFTSAEELGAGVGEPLGPSGWLEVDQKRIDLFADATGDHQWIHVDPERAAAGPFGSTIAHGYLTLSLLPSLVPQIMRVEGMKMGINYGVNKVRFPAPVPVGSRLRATAVITEVTEAGGGVQVAATVTVECEGADKPVCVAESVSRYYF
- a CDS encoding TetR/AcrR family transcriptional regulator, giving the protein MDSAAETGGYQPWSEVTPDAARRLLVAAVEAFAERGYHATTTRDIAGRAGMSPAALYIHYKTKEELLHRISRIGHDKALEILETAASGTGSAAERLDAAVRSFVGWHAAHHTTARVVQYELDALAPEHRSDIVTLRRQSDAAVRRILADGVRTGEFDVPDVPGTTLAVLSLCIDVARWFSVAGQRTPDEVGALYADLVLRMVGARPAGLQAPQK
- a CDS encoding acyl-CoA dehydrogenase family protein; amino-acid sequence: MNLELSEEQEAVRRLARAFTEREIAPYAADWDRAESVDRAMVKKLGAIGFLGLTVPEEYGGSGGDHLSYVLVTEELGRGDSAVRGIVSVSLGLVAKTVAAWGTEEQKHAWLPRLCSGDALGCFGLTEPGTGSDAGNLTTRAVRDGDGYLISGSKMFITNGTWADVALLFARTNDEPGHRGVSAFLVPTDSPGLTRREIHGKLGLRGQATAELSLDGVRVPASAMLGPEGKGFSVAMSALAKGRMSVAAGCVGIAQAALDAAVSYAAEREQFGKPIAHHQLVQELIADISVDVDAARLLTWRVADLVDRGLPFATESSTAKLFASEAAVRAASNALQVHGGYGYIDEYPAGKLLRDARVMTLYEGTSQIQKLLIGRARTGVSAF
- a CDS encoding TetR/AcrR family transcriptional regulator; this encodes MWRMARPRKPLLSRDRIVEVAGSLVDAEGLEAVSTRRLAAALGVSGPSLYNHFRTKDEILEAVADAVSARVDLSMFDEGNGRGWRAALHDWAHSYRDALSDHPNIVPVLARGPGRRPAGLRVADAVFGAMTAAGWPPAHATRIGALMRYFILGSAVASFATGFVDDEAAYDPAEYPHLGQAHLLAERRREVDEGAFETGLTALLDGLALQYAALPEA
- a CDS encoding Zn-dependent alcohol dehydrogenase; the protein is MVRAAILPAVGAPLEIREIVLPEPGPGQVRVRLAAAGVCHSDLSLTNGTMRVPVPAVLGHEGAGTVLAVGEGVTHVAPGDGVVLNWAPSCGECHHCLIGEVWLCAKALTGVGAVYAHDAEGAELHPGLNVAAFAEETVVAANCVLPAPAGIPLAEAALLGCAVLTGYGAVHHSAQVRPGESVAVFGVGGVGLAALQAARIAQAGPIVAVDVSPAKEELARAAGATEFVLASDTTAKQIRALTAGQGADVAVECVGRADTIRAAWESTRRGGRTTVVGIGGKEQQVTFHALEIFHFARTLTGCVYGNSDPARDLPVIADHVRAGRFDLASLVTDRITLEGIPAAFDAMVAGKGGRSLVVFQP
- a CDS encoding aldehyde dehydrogenase family protein, with translation MKAHDGMYIGGEWRPAAGRERIEVVNPADEQVIGGVPAGTADDVDAAVSAARAAFPGWAATPPAERAAFIGALRDVLVARRSEIAETITAELGAPLGFSERVQAGAPIAVASSFVELAASYSFEERLGSSTVLLEPVGVVGAITPWNYPLHQIVAKVAPALAAGCTLVLKPAEDTPLTAQLFAEAVHEAGIPAGVFNLVTGTGPVAGQALAAHEGVDLVSFTGSTAVGKQIGATAGAAVKRVALELGGKSANVILPGADLAKAVAVGVGHVMNNTGQSCNALTRMLVHRDQYEEAVSLAAAAVATYPIGDPLDEATRIGPVINAKQRDRVRGYIVKGIEEGARLVAGGPDAPRELGYFVAPTVFADVTPEMTIAQEEIFGPVISILAYEDEDDALRIANGTVYGLGGAVWAADQETAVAFARRMDTGQVDINGGRYNPLAPFGGYKQSGVGREMGPHGLAEYLQTKSLQF